A window of Candidatus Pantoea floridensis contains these coding sequences:
- a CDS encoding alpha-2-macroglobulin family protein: MAKPSNRLLLSMLIGGVLVGGTASTLYAAETAAATATQKSLSVIDLSELQLDGAAALVLTFNAPLDSQQDFAARVQIIDDKSGKVDGGWELAQNGKALRFRHPEPSRKLTVNVDAGLKAIDGSTLSAPFSQTLTTRDIQPMVGFASRGSLLPLRLTQGLPVLALNVNNVDVDFFRVKKATLADFLAQWNYGNNISYWESRDLLKNADLVYSGRFDLNPARNTREKMQLPLGGVEALKQPGVYLAVMKQAGTYSYTQPATLFTLSDIGLSLHQFPDQLELFAQSLVNGAPLDDVSVQLLDEKGKQLASGTSDRNGHLRLPAHAKGKLLLATQKGQTSLIDLARPALDLAEFPIDGPQGYDKQFFIFGPRDLYRPGETVIVNALLRDADGKPLPPQPVKAEVVQPNGEVSQTFVWQADNGVYQHRFALPPSAMTGEWTLRINSGDNQPRSWPFHVEDFLPERMALALSNNAQPLNPAADVTFDVDGRYLYGAPAAGNELQGQLFLRPARDAVAALPGYQFGDITEDVKRTLDDVDEKLDESGKLQLKVESSWKESHSPLNLILQASLLETGGRPVTRRATQAIWPAPALPGIRPLFNSESVYDYRTDRYHDEPTVAENSLAEFDVVYANAQGEKLAAQDLDVRLIHERRDYYWSFSDSEGWQSRYDQKDLQEEQQRITLPAGGSQKVSFPVEWGSYRLEVHAGDNIISSVRFQAGYGWQDNTNGTGALRPDQVKLKIDKTAYQAGDTAHVQFESPAAGKGYLMVESSSGTLWWQPLDVPAGGATIDVPISDSWQRHDLYLSAIVVRDGDKASGVTPKRAVGLLHLPMATEARRLSLALDAPDKIRPEQTLKVKVKASREGGALPKQVQVLLSAVDSGVLNITDYKTPNPWDAFFGRKRYNADQYDVFGQLIEGGGKLAALRFGGDGDEADALSRGGKKPITDVQIIAQQLQPVTLDANGEGTLELPIPAFNGELRLMAQAWSDDSFGAADRKLVVAAPLISELATPRFLASGDQSTLALDLTNLTDQAQTLKINVSASGLVALNGQIPASVQLAKGARTTLQIPVKAQGGFGEGNVQVNVSGMSLPGETLAASERSWKIGVRPAYPAQTLSFDNVMQTGQNWQVMASAFNGLQQDTLSGQLSLSNRPPLNIASFISSLYAYPYGCLEQTASGIWPSVFTNHAQLTAMGIKTSSDEARRASIDTGIARLAGMQRGNGSFGLWSKESQEEFWLTAYVTDFLLRASEAGYSVPDGVISRADERLLRYLQDPAQIETSWSSDADGLRFSVQAYAGLVLARQQQAPLGALRALYEKREQAKSGLAMVQLGVALKMMGDQQRAQLALAQGIGLERKPNSWLGDYGSPVRDRALILSLLAENQLLPEMQGPLLIELAKAVHGQRWFSTQENNALFLAARTLQQYKGENWQATLQGNAQPLSSNQPLNIGMTEDQLRQGVSVKSDNASPLYGTLNVVGYPRNAPAPMSNVLKISREYFSLDGKPADLTNLKSGELLVVRLKIAASERVSDALVVDLLPAGLELENQNLSDSSASLGDSADALKESMMDMQQANIKHIEFRDDRFVAALALDGYTPGTLLYLARAVTPGSYRLPPPQVESMYVPEWRAIGTTPEKINVR; encoded by the coding sequence ATGGCAAAACCTTCTAACCGGTTGCTGCTCAGCATGCTGATCGGTGGTGTACTAGTGGGCGGCACAGCATCGACGCTCTACGCGGCGGAAACTGCAGCCGCAACAGCAACGCAGAAATCACTCTCCGTTATCGATCTCTCCGAACTGCAACTCGACGGTGCCGCAGCGCTGGTGTTGACCTTTAACGCGCCGCTCGATAGCCAGCAGGATTTCGCGGCACGCGTGCAAATTATCGATGACAAAAGTGGCAAAGTTGATGGCGGCTGGGAGCTGGCGCAAAACGGTAAAGCGCTACGTTTTCGCCATCCTGAACCCTCTCGCAAATTGACCGTCAATGTCGATGCTGGCCTCAAAGCGATCGATGGCAGCACGTTATCTGCGCCCTTTAGCCAGACCCTGACCACGCGTGATATCCAGCCGATGGTGGGTTTTGCCAGCCGCGGTTCGCTGCTGCCGCTGCGCCTGACACAGGGATTACCGGTGCTGGCACTGAATGTGAACAACGTCGACGTGGATTTCTTCCGCGTGAAGAAGGCCACGCTGGCGGATTTCCTCGCTCAGTGGAATTACGGCAATAACATCTCGTACTGGGAATCACGCGATCTGCTCAAAAACGCCGATCTGGTCTATAGCGGGCGTTTCGATCTTAATCCGGCGCGTAACACGCGCGAAAAAATGCAGCTGCCGCTGGGCGGTGTCGAGGCGCTAAAACAGCCGGGCGTGTATCTGGCGGTGATGAAACAGGCTGGAACTTACAGCTACACGCAACCGGCGACACTGTTTACCCTGAGCGACATCGGTCTGTCGCTGCACCAATTCCCTGATCAGTTGGAGCTGTTTGCCCAAAGTCTGGTTAATGGCGCACCGCTTGATGACGTCAGCGTGCAGTTGCTGGATGAAAAGGGCAAGCAGCTGGCGAGCGGTACCAGCGACCGTAACGGCCATTTGCGTTTACCCGCGCATGCCAAAGGCAAGTTGCTACTGGCAACACAAAAAGGCCAAACTTCGCTGATCGATCTCGCTCGACCCGCGCTGGATCTGGCGGAGTTCCCGATTGATGGCCCGCAAGGCTATGACAAACAGTTCTTCATCTTTGGCCCGCGCGATCTCTATCGTCCCGGTGAAACGGTGATCGTCAATGCGCTACTGCGTGATGCTGATGGTAAACCTTTGCCGCCGCAGCCGGTGAAAGCCGAAGTGGTGCAGCCGAATGGTGAAGTATCGCAAACCTTCGTCTGGCAAGCGGACAACGGCGTTTATCAACATCGCTTCGCGTTACCTCCCTCAGCCATGACCGGTGAATGGACACTGCGCATTAACAGCGGTGACAACCAGCCGCGTAGCTGGCCGTTCCACGTCGAAGATTTCCTACCCGAGCGCATGGCGCTGGCGCTGAGTAACAACGCGCAGCCGCTCAATCCGGCTGCAGACGTTACCTTTGATGTGGACGGGCGCTATCTATACGGCGCGCCTGCTGCTGGCAATGAATTACAAGGGCAACTGTTCCTGCGCCCAGCGCGTGACGCGGTTGCGGCGCTGCCGGGTTATCAGTTTGGTGACATCACCGAAGATGTGAAACGTACGCTGGATGACGTAGACGAGAAGTTGGATGAGAGCGGAAAGCTGCAGCTTAAGGTTGAGAGCAGCTGGAAGGAGAGCCATTCGCCGCTCAACCTGATTCTGCAAGCCAGCCTGCTGGAAACCGGCGGCCGTCCGGTGACGCGTCGCGCTACCCAGGCAATCTGGCCCGCGCCTGCGCTGCCGGGGATTCGTCCGCTGTTTAACAGTGAATCGGTATATGACTATCGTACCGATCGCTATCACGATGAGCCCACGGTGGCGGAAAACAGCCTCGCCGAGTTTGATGTGGTATACGCAAATGCGCAGGGTGAAAAACTGGCGGCGCAGGATCTGGATGTACGCTTGATCCACGAACGCCGCGACTATTACTGGAGCTTCTCCGACAGCGAAGGTTGGCAATCGCGCTACGATCAAAAAGATCTGCAGGAAGAGCAGCAGCGCATCACTCTTCCCGCTGGCGGCAGTCAGAAAGTGAGTTTCCCGGTGGAGTGGGGCAGCTATCGTCTGGAAGTACATGCCGGTGACAACATCATCAGCAGCGTACGGTTCCAGGCCGGATATGGCTGGCAGGACAACACCAACGGCACCGGCGCGCTGCGTCCGGATCAGGTCAAACTGAAGATTGATAAAACCGCCTATCAAGCGGGCGACACCGCGCATGTGCAGTTTGAATCACCCGCCGCCGGTAAAGGCTATCTGATGGTGGAATCCAGCAGCGGCACGCTGTGGTGGCAACCGTTAGATGTTCCGGCGGGCGGCGCAACCATTGATGTGCCGATTAGCGACAGCTGGCAGCGACACGATCTCTATCTCAGCGCCATCGTAGTACGTGACGGCGACAAAGCCAGCGGCGTTACGCCGAAACGTGCGGTCGGCTTGTTGCATCTGCCGATGGCCACTGAAGCGCGCCGCCTCAGCTTAGCGTTGGACGCGCCGGATAAAATCCGCCCTGAGCAGACCTTAAAAGTGAAGGTAAAAGCCAGCCGTGAAGGTGGCGCATTGCCGAAGCAGGTTCAGGTATTGCTGTCTGCTGTAGACAGCGGCGTGCTTAACATCACCGATTACAAAACCCCCAACCCATGGGACGCCTTCTTTGGTCGTAAGCGCTATAACGCCGATCAATACGATGTATTTGGTCAGCTAATTGAAGGCGGCGGCAAGCTGGCCGCGCTGCGCTTTGGCGGTGACGGCGACGAGGCGGACGCGCTTTCGCGCGGCGGTAAAAAGCCGATTACCGACGTGCAGATCATCGCACAACAGCTGCAGCCGGTGACGCTGGATGCCAACGGTGAAGGCACGCTGGAACTGCCGATCCCGGCTTTTAATGGTGAGCTGCGTTTAATGGCACAGGCCTGGAGCGACGATAGCTTTGGCGCTGCCGATCGCAAGCTGGTGGTTGCCGCACCGTTGATCAGCGAACTGGCGACGCCGCGCTTCCTTGCCAGCGGCGATCAATCCACGCTGGCACTGGATCTCACCAATCTCACCGATCAAGCGCAAACGCTAAAAATTAACGTCAGCGCCAGCGGCCTGGTTGCTCTTAACGGCCAGATCCCCGCCAGCGTGCAGCTAGCGAAAGGCGCACGCACCACGCTGCAGATCCCGGTGAAAGCGCAGGGCGGCTTTGGCGAAGGCAATGTGCAGGTCAACGTATCCGGCATGAGTTTGCCGGGCGAAACCCTGGCAGCGAGTGAGCGCAGTTGGAAAATTGGCGTACGCCCGGCTTATCCGGCGCAAACGCTGAGCTTCGATAACGTGATGCAAACCGGCCAGAACTGGCAGGTGATGGCGAGTGCTTTTAATGGACTACAGCAGGATACCCTGAGCGGACAACTGTCACTCAGCAACCGTCCACCGCTGAATATCGCCAGCTTCATCAGCTCGCTGTATGCCTATCCTTACGGCTGTCTGGAGCAGACCGCCAGCGGCATTTGGCCCTCGGTGTTCACCAACCATGCGCAGCTGACAGCGATGGGCATTAAAACCAGTAGCGATGAGGCGCGCCGCGCGTCAATTGATACCGGCATCGCGCGTCTGGCTGGCATGCAGCGTGGCAACGGGAGCTTTGGCCTGTGGAGCAAAGAGAGTCAGGAAGAGTTTTGGCTGACCGCTTACGTCACCGATTTCTTGTTGCGCGCCAGCGAAGCGGGCTACAGCGTTCCGGATGGCGTGATCAGCCGCGCCGATGAACGCTTGCTGCGCTACCTGCAGGACCCGGCGCAGATCGAAACCAGCTGGAGCAGCGATGCCGATGGTTTACGTTTCAGCGTGCAGGCCTATGCTGGATTGGTGCTGGCCCGCCAGCAACAGGCTCCACTTGGCGCATTGCGCGCACTGTATGAAAAGCGTGAGCAGGCCAAATCCGGGCTGGCAATGGTGCAGCTTGGCGTGGCGTTGAAAATGATGGGCGATCAGCAACGCGCACAGCTGGCGCTGGCGCAAGGTATTGGTCTTGAACGTAAGCCGAACAGCTGGCTTGGTGATTACGGCAGCCCGGTGCGCGATCGCGCGCTGATTCTGTCGCTACTCGCCGAAAACCAACTGCTGCCGGAGATGCAAGGTCCGCTGCTGATCGAGCTGGCGAAAGCTGTTCATGGGCAACGTTGGTTCTCCACCCAGGAAAACAATGCGTTGTTCCTTGCCGCTCGCACCTTGCAGCAGTACAAAGGTGAAAACTGGCAGGCGACACTGCAAGGCAACGCGCAGCCGCTGAGTAGCAATCAGCCACTGAATATCGGCATGACTGAAGATCAGCTGCGACAAGGCGTGTCGGTAAAAAGCGACAACGCGTCGCCACTTTATGGCACGCTGAATGTGGTGGGCTATCCGCGCAACGCACCGGCGCCAATGAGTAATGTGCTGAAGATCAGCCGGGAATACTTTTCACTGGACGGTAAGCCCGCCGACCTCACCAACCTGAAAAGTGGCGAACTGCTGGTGGTACGATTGAAGATTGCGGCCAGCGAGCGGGTCAGCGATGCGCTGGTGGTGGATCTGCTGCCTGCCGGACTCGAGCTGGAAAACCAGAACCTGAGCGACAGCAGCGCCAGCTTGGGCGACAGCGCCGATGCGCTGAAAGAGAGCATGATGGATATGCAGCAGGCCAATATTAAACATATTGAGTTCCGTGACGATCGCTTTGTCGCCGCGCTGGCGCTCGACGGCTACACGCCGGGCACGCTGCTGTATCTGGCGCGTGCGGTCACGCCGGGCAGCTATCGCCTGCCGCCGCCGCAGGTGGAATCGATGTATGTGCCTGAGTGGCGCGCGATTGGTACGACGCCTGAAAAAATCAATGTGCGATAA